One part of the Parabacteroides distasonis ATCC 8503 genome encodes these proteins:
- the mtaB gene encoding tRNA (N(6)-L-threonylcarbamoyladenosine(37)-C(2))-methylthiotransferase MtaB, giving the protein MIDQTVFNNKKAAYYTLGCKLNFAETSTIGKLLAEQGVRKVRPGEKADICVVNTCSVTELADKKCRQAIRRIGKQHPGAFIVVTGCYAQLKPEEVSHIEGVDLVLGAEQKLEILQYLENLEKKENGGAVIASQSKDIRSFSPSCSADDRTRHFLKVQDGCDYYCSYCTIPFARGRSRNGTIASMVEQAQEVARKGGKEIVLTGVNIGDFGKSTDETFIDLIRALDEVDGIVRYRISSIEPNLITDEAIDFVAHSKRFAPHFHIPLQSGSDAVLQLMRRRYDTALFRHKIEKIKEVMPHAFIGVDVIVGTRGETDEYFEEARQFIGSLDISQLHVFSYSERPGTQALKIDHVVDPKTKHARSQQLLDISDRKLHAFYEAHIGQEVNVLFEHTKKDGKMHGFTENYIKVEIPYDATLVNETRKVVLGGWNEDRTALIVNNQSSTVN; this is encoded by the coding sequence ATGATAGATCAGACCGTATTTAACAATAAAAAGGCCGCTTATTATACGCTGGGTTGCAAACTAAATTTTGCGGAGACCTCTACCATTGGAAAGCTATTAGCCGAACAAGGGGTACGCAAGGTGCGCCCCGGTGAAAAAGCGGATATATGCGTGGTGAATACTTGCTCCGTAACGGAACTAGCCGACAAGAAATGCCGGCAAGCGATTCGCCGGATCGGTAAACAACACCCCGGTGCCTTTATCGTGGTGACCGGTTGCTACGCACAGTTGAAGCCGGAGGAAGTCTCCCATATAGAAGGCGTTGACTTGGTTCTTGGCGCCGAACAGAAATTAGAGATCCTTCAATATCTGGAGAACCTAGAGAAGAAAGAAAATGGTGGAGCGGTTATCGCCTCACAAAGCAAGGATATACGTTCCTTCTCCCCTTCCTGCTCGGCGGACGACCGTACCCGTCATTTCTTGAAAGTACAAGACGGATGCGATTATTATTGCTCTTATTGCACCATACCCTTCGCCCGCGGAAGAAGCCGGAACGGGACGATCGCCAGCATGGTGGAACAGGCGCAGGAAGTCGCACGTAAAGGAGGCAAGGAGATCGTATTGACAGGCGTGAATATCGGGGACTTCGGCAAAAGTACCGACGAGACCTTTATCGACTTAATCCGGGCTTTGGATGAGGTAGATGGAATCGTACGCTATCGTATCTCTTCCATCGAGCCGAATCTGATTACCGACGAGGCAATAGACTTCGTGGCTCACAGCAAACGTTTCGCTCCTCATTTCCATATCCCTTTACAAAGCGGCAGCGATGCTGTCTTGCAATTAATGCGCCGCCGTTACGACACCGCTCTTTTCCGTCATAAGATCGAAAAGATCAAGGAAGTAATGCCGCATGCTTTTATCGGTGTAGACGTAATTGTTGGAACCCGTGGCGAGACAGACGAGTACTTCGAGGAGGCACGCCAATTCATAGGCAGTTTGGATATAAGCCAACTTCACGTGTTCAGCTATTCGGAACGCCCCGGAACCCAAGCGTTGAAGATCGATCACGTGGTAGATCCGAAGACCAAGCATGCACGCAGCCAACAACTCTTGGATATCTCGGATCGGAAACTACATGCCTTTTATGAGGCCCATATCGGACAGGAAGTGAATGTCTTATTCGAGCATACCAAGAAAGACGGCAAGATGCACGGTTTCACCGAGAACTATATAAAGGTAGAAATCCCTTATGATGCCACCTTGGTCAATGAGACCCGCAAAGTCGTACTAGGCGGCTGGAATGAGGATCGCACCGCATTAATAGTCAACAATCAATCATCAACCGTCAACTGA